A portion of the Rubeoparvulum massiliense genome contains these proteins:
- a CDS encoding TlpA family protein disulfide reductase: protein MGKLKPILFTLLIVAIVGITIYNNLNQETQQETDVEVAPRIGFKAPNFTLTTMDGSEITLWEIEKPVVINFWGSWCEPCQIEAPEIQAAYEQYQDRVEILAVNTSDPNPEQAQEFVNMFNYTMPVPMDTEMAVFKQYRINGLPTTLLLDKNGVIQDLWLGILQEGELTKRIGKLAEEGR from the coding sequence ATGGGGAAACTAAAGCCAATTTTGTTTACATTACTGATTGTGGCCATCGTGGGAATTACCATCTATAACAATCTTAATCAAGAGACGCAACAGGAGACTGATGTAGAGGTTGCACCCCGAATCGGTTTCAAAGCTCCCAATTTTACCCTCACCACCATGGATGGTTCAGAGATCACCTTGTGGGAGATTGAAAAACCTGTCGTCATCAACTTCTGGGGCTCTTGGTGTGAACCCTGTCAAATCGAAGCACCAGAGATACAAGCTGCCTATGAACAGTATCAGGATCGCGTTGAAATTCTTGCTGTGAATACAAGTGATCCTAATCCAGAGCAAGCACAGGAATTTGTGAATATGTTCAACTATACCATGCCTGTTCCCATGGATACAGAGATGGCCGTTTTTAAACAGTATCGTATCAATGGCTTACCTACAACCTTGCTTCTTGATAAGAATGGAGTCATACAGGACCTATGGTTAGGCATCCTTCAAGAAGGGGAATTGACGAAACGGATCGGGAAATTGGCGGAGGAAGGACGATGA
- a CDS encoding toprim domain-containing protein, which yields MEKSPLQVEKVLIVEGRTDKEQVERVLQEPVQIICTQGSYDMERLEEEILPFEGAELYILVDADEAGNKLRQQLKRELPNAKHLYTRKMYGEVACTPLSYLAKILADAHFLVRSEHLQGNHGFNRS from the coding sequence GTGGAAAAAAGTCCGCTCCAAGTTGAAAAGGTGCTGATTGTTGAAGGAAGAACAGATAAGGAACAGGTAGAACGAGTACTGCAGGAGCCTGTTCAGATCATCTGTACACAGGGGAGCTATGATATGGAGCGCCTGGAGGAAGAGATCCTGCCCTTTGAGGGAGCAGAGCTCTATATTCTCGTCGATGCAGATGAGGCGGGCAATAAGCTACGTCAGCAATTGAAACGGGAACTACCGAATGCCAAGCATTTGTATACCAGAAAAATGTATGGAGAGGTAGCATGTACGCCCCTCTCCTATTTGGCCAAAATTCTTGCCGATGCGCATTTTCTTGTGAGATCTGAGCACCTTCAAGGAAATCATGGTTTTAATCGTTCTTAG
- a CDS encoding sensor domain-containing diguanylate cyclase — translation MFGSFQINRSTLQTRLIIAVTLLLLLTTFLSFIPTVIVIKHQRTEEALTNLEQVVSYQKQLIDRWITEREYDLTYLVSSLHEPQNNQQFVDVLTTFTKSHPDFLGMAIADPQGQIIFSTGNPIEGEVTKRSFFQQALYGETCISDLFYTRTSMKYTIVIATPIRDHEGKISNVLLGFVNHSALRELMQAFKLGETGQTYLMNNEGYLLTEPAYTYEKREAEGSSSSSFLSSQTGKEHPLFIKAKQGEKYGPSYDNDWGREVYGDYLWTNHGNWLIIAEMDRDEILEPYYHYRMITLSVVATVLFLAFLYVLYLSKQIQAPLQSLLEGTKKIEAGEYGYQIKAEGIRRSTKELVHLASIFNEMSLRVADNVQLLRERENKLELLSNTDELTCVANRRYFNERYELMWNFATRMQHPFSLLMVDIDFFKNYNDTYGHLAGDQAIHLVAHALQHSVKRTTDFVARYGGEEFVILLPNTDEAGAMQVGEELRHQVELLQLEHSSSSVASHVTISIGVATVVPQEGELATYLLTLADEALYQAKQEGRNRVVAAKSPPVLS, via the coding sequence TTGTTTGGATCCTTTCAGATCAACCGTTCAACACTTCAAACTAGACTTATTATTGCAGTGACACTCTTACTACTTCTGACAACCTTCTTAAGCTTTATTCCTACGGTTATCGTGATCAAGCATCAACGAACGGAGGAGGCATTAACTAATTTAGAGCAGGTGGTTAGCTATCAGAAGCAGCTGATAGATCGCTGGATCACCGAACGGGAGTATGACCTCACATATTTGGTAAGTAGTTTACATGAACCTCAAAATAATCAGCAGTTTGTGGACGTGCTCACTACCTTTACTAAGTCACATCCCGATTTTCTTGGTATGGCCATCGCTGATCCCCAGGGACAGATCATCTTTAGCACAGGTAATCCCATTGAAGGGGAGGTAACGAAGCGCTCATTTTTCCAACAAGCCTTGTATGGTGAGACTTGCATCAGTGATCTTTTTTATACCCGTACAAGCATGAAATACACCATTGTGATTGCAACACCGATACGGGATCATGAAGGAAAAATTAGTAATGTGCTATTAGGATTCGTGAACCATTCTGCCTTGCGGGAACTTATGCAGGCATTTAAACTAGGTGAAACAGGCCAGACTTATTTGATGAATAATGAAGGATACCTTCTTACAGAACCAGCGTATACATATGAGAAAAGAGAGGCTGAAGGTAGTAGTAGCTCTTCGTTCTTATCTTCCCAAACTGGGAAGGAGCATCCACTCTTTATTAAGGCCAAACAGGGAGAAAAATATGGACCCTCTTATGATAATGATTGGGGAAGAGAGGTATATGGTGATTACCTCTGGACGAATCATGGTAACTGGCTCATTATTGCAGAGATGGATCGGGATGAAATTTTGGAGCCATATTATCACTACCGTATGATTACCCTCTCTGTGGTTGCCACCGTATTATTTTTAGCCTTTCTCTATGTCCTATATTTATCGAAGCAGATTCAAGCACCCCTTCAATCCTTGCTGGAAGGGACGAAAAAAATCGAAGCAGGGGAATATGGCTATCAAATTAAAGCAGAGGGAATACGGCGTAGTACGAAGGAGTTGGTTCATCTCGCCAGCATCTTTAATGAAATGTCCTTAAGGGTGGCTGATAACGTTCAATTATTACGGGAACGTGAGAATAAATTAGAGCTGCTCTCCAATACGGACGAACTAACTTGTGTGGCTAATCGTCGCTATTTTAATGAACGTTATGAGCTGATGTGGAACTTTGCAACACGAATGCAACATCCGTTCTCATTACTCATGGTGGATATTGATTTCTTTAAGAACTACAATGATACCTATGGCCATCTCGCAGGTGATCAGGCGATTCATTTGGTAGCCCATGCACTTCAGCATAGTGTGAAACGTACAACAGACTTTGTGGCTCGTTATGGTGGAGAGGAATTTGTCATCCTCTTACCTAATACGGATGAAGCAGGTGCGATGCAGGTAGGTGAAGAGCTTCGCCATCAAGTGGAACTGCTTCAATTGGAGCACTCCTCCTCCAGTGTCGCTTCACACGTCACAATCAGCATAGGGGTAGCGACTGTAGTTCCCCAGGAAGGGGAGCTAGCCACATACTTGTTGACACTGGCAGATGAGGCGCTTTATCAGGCGAAGCAGGAGGGTAGAAATCGTGTGGTCGCTGCCAAATCACCTCCTGTATTATCATGA
- a CDS encoding aldehyde dehydrogenase, whose translation MNRLDIPLLVQKQREFFLSGETKAYSFRRSQLEQLLHLLLENEEEILHALHADLGKSPFEAYATEYGFTMSELRFTLKHLKKWMKPTHVRSPLVLFGSRSRIEHHPYGVALIIAPWNYPLQLALAPLIGAIAAGNCAIIKPSELAPHTSQLLGELINQHFPAEYLHVVEGEVEVAQALLRESFDYLFFTGSIPVGKIVMEAAAHHLTPVTLELGGKSPCIVCQDADLQKAARRIVWGKFLNAGQTCVAPDYLLVDTRIKEALIAEIGKVLREFYGEEPLKSEDYPKIIHDRHFQRLLSFCEDGRIRYGGTWDPAGLKLAPTIMDEVGWEAPIMQEEIFGPILPVLTYDQLDEVIGKLQRLDKPLALYLFTNDQAVERKMLQNIPSGGVAINDTVMHLSSPYLPFGGVGSSGLGDYHGYYSFLTFSQRRSVLKQTNRFDLSLKYPPYSTQKYAWLRRLFK comes from the coding sequence ATGAATCGATTGGATATCCCGCTCCTTGTTCAGAAGCAGCGGGAGTTTTTTTTATCAGGTGAAACCAAGGCCTATTCATTTCGCCGGTCGCAATTAGAGCAACTACTTCATTTACTATTGGAGAATGAAGAGGAAATTCTGCACGCACTTCATGCAGATCTTGGTAAGTCACCATTTGAAGCTTATGCAACGGAGTATGGGTTCACCATGTCGGAACTACGTTTTACGTTGAAGCATTTGAAGAAATGGATGAAGCCAACTCATGTTCGTTCACCACTGGTGCTGTTTGGTTCGAGGAGTCGAATCGAGCATCACCCATATGGCGTTGCTTTGATTATTGCGCCTTGGAATTATCCATTGCAATTAGCACTTGCCCCATTAATTGGAGCCATTGCTGCAGGGAACTGCGCCATCATCAAGCCTTCAGAGTTGGCTCCCCATACATCTCAGCTCCTTGGAGAGTTAATCAATCAGCATTTTCCAGCGGAGTATCTCCATGTGGTAGAGGGGGAGGTGGAGGTGGCACAAGCTCTTCTCCGTGAATCATTTGATTATCTCTTCTTCACAGGCAGTATCCCTGTAGGGAAAATTGTGATGGAAGCGGCAGCTCATCATCTGACACCAGTTACCTTAGAGTTAGGTGGGAAAAGTCCTTGCATTGTCTGTCAGGATGCTGATCTACAAAAGGCTGCGCGCCGAATTGTATGGGGTAAATTTTTGAATGCTGGTCAAACCTGTGTAGCTCCTGACTATTTATTAGTCGATACTAGGATAAAGGAAGCCTTAATAGCAGAAATCGGGAAGGTATTAAGAGAATTCTATGGCGAAGAACCGCTCAAGAGTGAAGATTATCCGAAGATTATCCATGATCGTCACTTTCAACGACTGCTTTCGTTCTGCGAGGATGGCCGCATTCGTTATGGCGGTACATGGGATCCAGCGGGGCTAAAGCTTGCGCCTACGATTATGGATGAAGTGGGTTGGGAAGCTCCAATTATGCAGGAGGAGATTTTCGGTCCTATTCTACCTGTACTTACCTATGACCAGCTTGATGAGGTGATTGGTAAGCTCCAACGATTGGACAAACCCTTGGCTCTCTATCTTTTTACGAATGATCAAGCTGTGGAAAGGAAGATGCTTCAGAATATACCATCTGGTGGTGTAGCCATCAATGATACAGTGATGCATCTCTCTTCCCCTTACTTACCCTTTGGGGGAGTTGGATCTAGTGGTTTGGGGGATTATCATGGATACTATTCCTTTTTGACCTTTTCGCAACGGCGTAGTGTGCTGAAGCAGACCAACCGCTTCGATCTTTCCTTAAAGTATCCCCCTTATTCAACGCAGAAATATGCTTGGCTACGTCGACTATTTAAATAA
- a CDS encoding carboxypeptidase M32, which yields MHDQKVEDFLQYVKEINHYNEAVSTMYWDLRTGAPKKGVDQRSEVIGTLSTVAFQMATSDKMKGYLNDLLQEDRFATLDRRTQRMVEVAKEEYDRSKKIPQDRYQAFVVLTSKAESVWEEAHHADDFPAFQPYLEKIVEMNQEFLQYWGYETNPYNTLLDQYEKGMTVEQVDPIFKSLREATIHLLQRIQNEGTEPRYDFLHREYPIAQQEELSRYLLQEIGYDFVAGRLDESLHPFTITLNSHDVRITTKYIPNDLFSAIGSTVHEGGHALYEQNIAEELLGTNLAGGTSMGVHESQSRFWENIIGRSQMFWKTYFPHVQSLFPVQLGDVNAEEIYRALNRVQPSLIRVDADELTYNLHIMVRYELEKDLINGELKVKDLPELWRAKMKEYLGVEPTTDREGVLQDVHWSGGSFGYFPTYTIGNIYSAQLAHRLEEELGSLDQLIADQRLTEIRQWLTEHIHRHGKMLPPAELIRQATGEAINSQYLIHYLTKKYQDVYQFN from the coding sequence ATGCATGATCAGAAGGTAGAGGATTTTTTGCAATATGTCAAGGAAATCAACCATTACAATGAAGCAGTTAGTACGATGTATTGGGATTTACGCACAGGTGCGCCGAAGAAGGGTGTGGATCAACGCTCTGAAGTGATTGGAACACTGTCTACTGTTGCCTTTCAAATGGCCACCTCTGATAAGATGAAAGGCTATCTGAACGATCTCCTTCAGGAGGACCGTTTTGCAACACTGGATCGCCGTACCCAACGGATGGTAGAGGTGGCGAAGGAGGAATATGATCGGAGCAAGAAGATCCCTCAGGATCGCTATCAAGCCTTTGTTGTCTTAACGTCGAAGGCAGAATCTGTCTGGGAAGAGGCTCATCACGCTGATGATTTCCCAGCATTCCAGCCCTATCTTGAAAAGATTGTGGAAATGAATCAGGAGTTCCTTCAGTACTGGGGCTATGAGACCAATCCTTATAACACCTTATTAGATCAATATGAAAAGGGCATGACCGTTGAGCAAGTGGACCCGATCTTTAAATCCTTGCGTGAGGCTACCATTCATTTGCTACAGCGTATTCAAAATGAAGGAACCGAACCGCGCTATGATTTTCTACATCGAGAGTATCCCATTGCACAGCAGGAGGAGCTAAGTCGCTATCTCCTTCAAGAGATTGGCTATGATTTTGTAGCAGGCCGCTTAGACGAGAGCTTACATCCCTTTACCATTACCTTGAATAGTCATGATGTACGGATTACGACGAAGTATATTCCCAATGATCTCTTCAGTGCCATTGGAAGCACCGTTCATGAAGGTGGTCATGCCTTATACGAGCAGAATATTGCCGAGGAACTCCTTGGAACCAATCTTGCAGGTGGTACATCCATGGGGGTCCATGAGTCGCAGTCCCGATTCTGGGAGAATATCATTGGTCGCAGTCAAATGTTTTGGAAGACCTATTTTCCGCATGTCCAATCGCTGTTCCCCGTGCAGCTAGGCGATGTGAACGCCGAGGAGATCTACCGTGCATTAAACCGTGTTCAGCCTAGCTTAATCCGCGTCGATGCTGATGAATTGACATATAATCTCCATATTATGGTTCGGTACGAATTGGAGAAGGACCTGATTAATGGCGAGCTTAAGGTAAAGGATCTACCTGAGCTATGGCGTGCAAAAATGAAGGAGTATTTAGGCGTGGAGCCTACAACCGATCGCGAGGGTGTCTTACAGGATGTTCACTGGTCAGGCGGAAGCTTTGGCTACTTCCCAACCTATACCATTGGAAATATCTATTCTGCACAGTTAGCCCATCGCCTTGAAGAAGAGCTAGGCAGCTTAGACCAATTAATCGCTGACCAGCGTTTAACTGAGATTCGTCAGTGGCTAACAGAGCATATTCATCGTCATGGGAAGATGCTACCACCTGCAGAGCTGATTCGCCAAGCTACAGGGGAAGCGATTAATAGTCAGTATCTTATCCACTATTTAACCAAAAAATATCAAGATGTCTATCAATTTAACTAA
- a CDS encoding DMT family transporter: MKEKINLKNPWIASALAIFACLLWGSAFPFIKIGYAQLEITKDEPFEQLLFAGYRFFLASLIILILMIMIKGKWQYQPGVWRPILFVGLFQTSIQYILFYIGLSMSTGIQGSIIAGTSTFFSVLFAHFAFRNDRLTGNKLAGLLIGFFGVIMVNLSKDAGTFQWGWGEWLLLFSSMAGSWGGILVKKYTRTIDPLYLSGFQMLLGSLALLVLGSMKVGLMPFTFTTASLATLLYLSLLSALGFAIWNTLLKYHAVSKISMFKFFVPVFGVFLSHLILQEPLSWSSLIALLFVVSGILLVQKSKVKKSLVTQS; encoded by the coding sequence TTGAAAGAGAAAATCAATCTGAAAAATCCATGGATCGCATCAGCATTGGCTATATTTGCCTGTTTACTTTGGGGTAGTGCCTTTCCCTTTATTAAAATTGGCTATGCACAGCTAGAGATTACGAAGGATGAGCCCTTTGAGCAGCTCCTCTTTGCAGGCTATCGCTTCTTCCTCGCCTCTCTCATCATCCTCATATTGATGATCATGATTAAAGGGAAGTGGCAATATCAGCCAGGGGTGTGGCGCCCGATCCTATTTGTTGGACTCTTCCAAACATCCATTCAATATATCCTATTCTACATCGGTTTAAGCATGAGCACAGGTATCCAAGGTTCTATTATCGCTGGTACCTCCACCTTTTTTTCTGTCCTCTTTGCTCATTTTGCTTTTCGGAACGATCGTCTTACAGGAAACAAGCTAGCAGGCCTCTTGATTGGCTTCTTTGGCGTTATCATGGTGAACCTCTCTAAGGATGCGGGGACCTTCCAATGGGGCTGGGGCGAATGGCTCCTTCTTTTCTCTTCCATGGCTGGCTCTTGGGGAGGCATCTTAGTCAAAAAATATACCCGAACAATCGACCCCCTATATCTTAGTGGATTTCAAATGCTCTTGGGCTCCCTCGCTTTACTCGTCTTAGGTAGCATGAAGGTGGGATTAATGCCATTTACCTTTACAACTGCTAGTCTCGCAACGCTACTTTACCTTTCGCTACTCTCTGCCCTCGGTTTTGCCATTTGGAATACACTCTTGAAATATCATGCCGTCAGCAAAATATCCATGTTTAAATTCTTTGTTCCAGTCTTTGGTGTTTTTCTATCTCATCTCATCCTTCAGGAACCCCTCAGCTGGTCTAGCTTAATCGCTCTACTCTTTGTGGTCAGTGGTATACTACTCGTTCAAAAAAGCAAAGTAAAAAAAAGCCTTGTTACCCAGTCATAG
- a CDS encoding efflux RND transporter permease subunit: MKLIDVSVRRPVGVTMLVFAIIILGFVSFTNLVVDLFPEINPPIAVIVTSYPGVAPQEVEKLVTNPIEDVLGTLQGLKRIRSSTSTGTSLVIPEFDWGSDMDQKMLDIREKLDQVRDFLPEDAEKPKVLKFDPNAMPIIQLGLTGDMNLQQLSTIADDIVKPELERAEGVASVGLEGQETDEILVEVNPDRLLQYQLSLNQIAQAIASENIQVSAGTLDKGERNLQIRLDGSITNVEQIRNLYLALNNGGTLKLSEIATIQQVPKKATSLARLNGDGSLIISVTKESDANTVSTSDNVLKAMSQIEKRLPQGVKLEIINDMSIFIRQSIDSVKSNIIAGGAISMLILLLFLKRLGPTLVIGISMPISVIATFAMVYFFGQTLNLLTLGGLALGIGMMVDSSIVILENIFKYRERGASKIEAATAGASEVASAVIASALTTIAVFIPIVFVQGLASVIFTPLALTVTFSLLASLFAALTLVPAIAARLVTGTDIKEEKKDRWYNRILIWFNVKMDGIGLKYRSLLDWALIHRKRVVLFTIAMIIASFFLVPFIGTEFIPSADQGEIQVSLTLPNGTQLGVTNETISQVEEKLLQMPEVALIATSVGGGNDFGISSTSSSQGSLYVKLVPPSERKKTTMTVIEEIRQFEQELPGVKMSVVDLESGGFGGTSPIAIMLKGNDLMVLEDLANQLKAEVAQVEGTRNVKHSLEAGFPQLEVIVNRAVAAQYGLSYGSISSTVKAAFGGQIGTRIKVDGQELDVRISYPESYRHEMKNVGNLLIPTPTGSFIPLSSVAEVKETLGPNSINHDDKLRTVEVVSDITGRDLGSVNQDIQKRLENFSLPSGYYISTGGEVQEMTDAFGQLALALLLSILLVYIVMAVQFESLLSPFIIMFSLPATIVGVFLGLAVTGRALSVVAFIGLIILAGIVVNNAIVLVDYINILRSRGMERDAAIKEAGPSRLRPILMTTLTTVLGMLPLAIGIGEGAEIQAPLATVVVFGLTFSTLVTLVFVPVIYSIFDDAEKRMLLFFSKDGRGQLKELRRLKKEERRARKELKHQKKQLKSEDISK, from the coding sequence ATGAAGCTGATTGATGTTTCGGTTCGACGCCCAGTGGGCGTCACCATGCTCGTATTTGCTATCATCATTTTAGGTTTTGTCTCCTTCACCAATCTTGTGGTTGACCTTTTTCCAGAGATTAATCCACCAATTGCTGTTATTGTTACCAGCTATCCAGGTGTTGCACCACAGGAAGTAGAGAAGCTAGTCACCAATCCCATCGAGGATGTACTAGGGACCTTGCAAGGATTAAAACGAATACGTTCATCCACTAGCACCGGGACCTCCCTCGTCATCCCAGAGTTTGATTGGGGCAGCGATATGGACCAAAAAATGCTTGATATCCGTGAAAAGCTGGATCAAGTACGAGACTTTTTACCAGAAGATGCAGAGAAACCAAAGGTATTAAAATTTGATCCCAATGCCATGCCTATTATCCAACTTGGGTTAACAGGGGATATGAATCTCCAACAATTAAGCACCATTGCTGATGATATTGTGAAGCCTGAGCTAGAACGGGCGGAAGGCGTGGCTAGTGTAGGGCTCGAAGGTCAAGAGACCGATGAGATTCTTGTCGAGGTGAATCCGGATCGTCTCCTTCAGTATCAGCTCTCACTAAATCAGATCGCCCAAGCCATCGCCAGTGAGAACATTCAGGTATCGGCTGGTACATTAGATAAAGGGGAGCGCAATCTGCAGATCCGTCTTGATGGTAGTATCACCAATGTTGAACAGATCCGTAATCTCTATCTTGCCTTGAATAATGGGGGAACCCTGAAATTATCAGAGATTGCAACGATTCAGCAGGTACCTAAGAAAGCGACGAGCTTGGCGCGCCTCAATGGGGATGGTAGTTTAATCATCTCCGTTACTAAGGAATCAGATGCCAATACCGTGAGTACTTCCGATAATGTCTTGAAGGCAATGAGTCAAATTGAAAAGCGTCTTCCCCAAGGCGTGAAACTAGAAATTATCAACGACATGTCTATCTTTATTCGACAATCCATCGATTCTGTGAAGAGTAATATCATCGCCGGTGGTGCCATCTCCATGTTGATCCTCTTGCTATTCCTAAAGCGTTTGGGTCCAACACTGGTTATTGGTATCTCTATGCCTATCTCGGTGATTGCCACATTTGCCATGGTCTACTTCTTTGGTCAGACGCTGAACCTGCTAACGTTAGGTGGGCTCGCCCTAGGAATTGGGATGATGGTGGATAGCTCGATTGTAATCTTAGAGAATATCTTTAAGTACCGCGAACGGGGAGCAAGCAAAATCGAAGCGGCTACTGCTGGTGCTAGTGAAGTGGCTTCAGCGGTCATCGCCTCCGCTTTAACCACCATTGCCGTTTTTATCCCGATTGTGTTTGTCCAAGGATTAGCTTCTGTGATCTTTACACCCTTGGCTTTAACCGTTACCTTTTCACTGCTAGCATCCTTGTTTGCAGCCTTAACCCTAGTACCAGCAATCGCTGCACGCCTTGTCACAGGAACGGATATTAAAGAAGAGAAGAAGGATCGTTGGTATAATCGAATCCTGATCTGGTTTAATGTGAAGATGGATGGAATAGGACTGAAGTATCGTAGTCTACTGGATTGGGCGTTAATCCATCGCAAGCGTGTTGTACTTTTTACTATTGCGATGATTATCGCATCATTTTTCCTAGTTCCTTTTATTGGGACAGAATTTATTCCCTCTGCCGATCAAGGAGAAATACAGGTAAGTCTCACCTTGCCTAATGGTACACAATTGGGAGTTACCAATGAAACCATATCACAGGTGGAAGAGAAGCTTCTGCAAATGCCTGAGGTAGCTCTCATCGCCACCTCTGTGGGTGGGGGCAATGACTTTGGTATATCATCAACCAGCTCTAGCCAAGGTTCCCTCTATGTGAAGCTAGTACCACCGAGTGAGCGAAAAAAAACCACGATGACCGTCATCGAAGAGATCCGACAATTTGAGCAAGAGCTACCCGGTGTTAAAATGAGCGTCGTCGATCTTGAAAGTGGTGGCTTTGGTGGAACCTCTCCCATTGCGATCATGCTAAAAGGTAATGATCTCATGGTGTTAGAGGATTTGGCTAATCAGTTAAAGGCTGAAGTGGCGCAAGTGGAGGGTACCCGTAATGTGAAGCATTCTTTGGAAGCAGGCTTCCCACAGCTGGAGGTTATCGTCAATCGTGCTGTTGCTGCTCAGTATGGCTTGAGCTATGGGTCCATCAGTTCAACAGTGAAAGCAGCCTTCGGTGGTCAGATCGGCACGAGAATTAAGGTGGATGGGCAAGAATTGGATGTTCGTATCTCCTATCCTGAGTCCTATCGTCATGAGATGAAAAATGTTGGAAATCTCTTGATACCTACACCTACAGGATCCTTTATTCCCTTAAGCAGTGTTGCAGAGGTTAAAGAAACACTGGGTCCGAATAGTATCAACCATGATGATAAGTTACGGACTGTAGAGGTTGTGAGTGATATTACTGGGCGCGACCTAGGTAGTGTCAACCAGGACATCCAAAAACGGCTTGAAAACTTCTCCTTACCTAGTGGCTACTATATTAGTACAGGTGGAGAGGTTCAAGAGATGACAGATGCCTTTGGTCAGCTGGCCTTGGCATTACTGCTCTCCATTCTTTTGGTCTATATTGTCATGGCGGTTCAATTTGAATCATTACTCTCACCATTTATTATCATGTTCTCCCTGCCAGCTACCATCGTCGGTGTTTTCCTTGGCTTAGCGGTTACCGGTCGTGCCTTAAGCGTTGTGGCATTTATCGGATTAATCATTCTCGCTGGGATTGTAGTAAACAATGCCATCGTATTGGTGGACTATATCAATATTTTACGTTCCCGTGGCATGGAACGTGATGCTGCTATTAAAGAGGCTGGTCCCAGTCGTCTACGGCCAATTCTGATGACCACCTTAACCACTGTCTTGGGGATGCTTCCCTTGGCCATTGGTATTGGTGAAGGGGCAGAGATTCAAGCTCCTCTCGCTACAGTCGTGGTCTTTGGACTGACCTTCTCAACACTGGTTACTCTGGTATTCGTGCCCGTTATCTACTCCATCTTTGATGATGCAGAGAAACGCATGCTCCTGTTTTTCAGTAAAGATGGACGCGGGCAATTAAAGGAATTACGTCGTCTTAAGAAGGAAGAACGTCGAGCACGCAAGGAATTGAAACATCAGAAGAAGCAGTTGAAGTCAGAGGATATTTCGAAATAA
- a CDS encoding efflux RND transporter periplasmic adaptor subunit, with protein sequence MAKRLQIIILCLLLITIVSGCSDKADTEEEETAIPVMVAKAVEGSLGGENKLIGTIEARTDVTIIPEVTGRLKEILVKEGDWVEEGTPLARLDQEIYQHQIDQASAGLLSARENTQSNIARAQTGVEQARQQYQKASEALAELQNRYDQGENVTEENIKQARDQAELAALSLQDAEKSLHAANEAGAAQVRQAQTSYELAQRDLGNTMIKAPVSGRIVSLTPSIGDMVSPQLGFGRIVDSKELDVTFSITEAQLSMVKEGQNLTVAIGSLGKEVEGKVLLVTSATNPQTRTFTVKIAITNEEDLIKPGMMAEIALEDPQELKGVVIPTEALKEEDGKKLVYVVQENRASLREVEVIDSSTLKTVVKSGVKAGELVVFRGQYELEDQALVRFQIKEGE encoded by the coding sequence ATGGCAAAGCGTCTGCAAATAATCATATTATGCCTTCTTCTAATTACTATAGTCAGTGGCTGTAGTGATAAGGCAGATACGGAAGAAGAAGAGACAGCAATTCCTGTAATGGTGGCCAAAGCAGTGGAAGGCTCACTTGGAGGAGAGAATAAATTGATCGGTACCATTGAAGCTCGTACCGATGTAACGATTATTCCTGAAGTGACTGGGCGATTGAAGGAGATCTTAGTTAAAGAAGGTGACTGGGTAGAAGAGGGTACCCCCCTTGCTCGCCTAGATCAAGAAATTTATCAACATCAAATAGATCAAGCAAGTGCAGGCTTACTCAGTGCCCGAGAAAATACCCAATCCAATATTGCCCGTGCCCAAACTGGTGTTGAGCAGGCTCGCCAGCAATATCAAAAGGCTAGTGAAGCACTAGCAGAATTACAGAATCGTTATGACCAAGGGGAAAATGTTACAGAAGAGAATATCAAGCAAGCTCGGGATCAAGCGGAGCTAGCAGCTTTAAGCTTACAGGATGCAGAGAAGAGTTTACATGCAGCCAATGAAGCAGGCGCAGCTCAGGTTCGTCAAGCCCAAACATCCTATGAGCTAGCTCAGCGGGATCTTGGGAATACCATGATTAAGGCACCGGTTTCTGGACGAATCGTCAGTCTTACTCCTAGCATCGGCGACATGGTCTCTCCACAGCTAGGATTTGGTCGAATTGTTGATTCGAAGGAACTAGATGTAACCTTCTCCATTACAGAAGCTCAGCTTAGTATGGTGAAGGAAGGGCAGAATCTTACTGTAGCCATCGGTAGCTTAGGGAAGGAAGTGGAAGGGAAGGTGCTCTTGGTCACATCAGCAACCAATCCTCAAACCCGTACCTTTACAGTAAAGATTGCCATTACCAATGAAGAAGATCTGATCAAGCCGGGGATGATGGCGGAAATCGCACTAGAGGATCCTCAGGAATTAAAAGGAGTAGTCATTCCAACCGAAGCCTTGAAGGAAGAGGATGGCAAGAAGCTGGTTTACGTGGTTCAAGAGAATCGTGCTTCATTACGTGAAGTAGAGGTGATTGATTCCTCCACCCTCAAAACTGTGGTGAAGTCTGGAGTGAAAGCAGGCGAACTTGTGGTTTTCCGCGGGCAATATGAGCTAGAAGATCAAGCACTTGTACGGTTCCAGATCAAGGAAGGAGAATAA